A stretch of Geomonas oryzisoli DNA encodes these proteins:
- a CDS encoding OmcA/MtrC family decaheme c-type cytochrome, which produces MQDKLLKRFSAFLIASTAATALLLGGCEGDRGPRGAQGPAGTGVFTNLSSSTADQQANITFDQQNSTVNSVTIQSPPVVTFTLKTASGQPVEGIGRRNASGQLTNLAFTIAKLIPASNGTPSHWVSYIVTTAPTDGSAPTATRPTRDREGTLVYLGNGQYRYTFARDIKLIQSQVDAMTFSGNNRRNDLGDLTYEPSLTHRLVIEYGGNIANTSPQLIYKNAINIVYDFIPATGARVTSSTTGAAERNIVLTKYCNECHGNPGDPNDLNQQGWGLGITTPHAGRVDTRYCVVCHTSQRAYGRAISNPTNGAFTGTTYVTADAGVTDPTTGEAQVLGEFVTLIHKLHMGENLTQTGYNYAGINFNEIAYPESAALCRKCHRGETAQQLAVTPQGDNWRTMPSRKACGSCHDNIHFATGTNTTGAAHPVYTNDASCNACHTPTAITESHAQELVTPLNPAAAAGLTNFTYELASASVDGSNNLTVRFRILNQDTNTPITLATPAAGLTTALPGFSGSPSFLLAYAMPQLETGAAVPADYNNLGKIAAQPDLVSISTLLNTNNAATGNITGPDGSGYYTATINSAFAFPAGAKMRAVGMQSYFTQLNIGGVNVGRHTKAVIIPVTGDAVRRTVVDPDKCRNCHEFFEAHGGQRVYQTQLCVTCHNPNLTTSGRTISDAKLAGFAFTPIQLGILTTWDPAFNKATPGYALTFPEFSNNFKDLIHGIHAGATRTNPIRDVRNGPGTGITLIEGSEITFPNMLGNCDACHVTQQSYTPDVIEALRPRVLPSTQVTRSAASVATPTTATLTAARASVPNPEDLVVAPVTAACVACHDTPLAKAHMQANGAQLGAALAGPSFTDMGVARSTLPSGTEQCTLCHGQGRIADVIPMHGQNRPVLVPTSLTTGSSAARMVKLLLNW; this is translated from the coding sequence ATGCAAGACAAGCTTTTGAAAAGGTTTTCCGCTTTCTTGATTGCATCGACCGCGGCCACCGCTCTGTTGCTGGGCGGCTGCGAAGGGGACCGGGGGCCCAGGGGGGCTCAGGGACCTGCCGGAACCGGTGTCTTCACCAACCTGAGTTCCTCGACTGCCGACCAGCAGGCGAACATCACCTTCGATCAGCAAAACAGCACCGTCAACAGCGTCACCATCCAGAGCCCGCCGGTAGTGACCTTCACCTTGAAGACCGCCAGCGGCCAGCCGGTGGAAGGGATCGGCAGAAGGAACGCGTCGGGGCAGCTCACCAACCTCGCCTTTACCATCGCAAAGCTGATCCCGGCCAGCAACGGAACCCCGTCGCACTGGGTCAGCTACATCGTGACCACCGCCCCCACCGACGGTTCGGCACCCACCGCCACCAGGCCGACCAGGGACCGGGAGGGGACGCTGGTGTACCTGGGCAACGGTCAGTACCGCTACACCTTCGCGCGCGACATCAAGCTGATCCAGAGTCAGGTCGACGCCATGACCTTCAGCGGCAACAACCGCAGAAACGATCTGGGCGACCTCACCTACGAGCCGAGCCTCACCCACCGCCTGGTGATCGAGTACGGCGGTAACATCGCCAACACCTCGCCGCAGCTGATCTACAAGAACGCCATCAACATCGTCTACGATTTCATCCCCGCCACCGGCGCCAGGGTGACCTCGTCGACCACGGGTGCTGCCGAGCGCAACATCGTGCTCACCAAGTACTGCAACGAGTGCCACGGCAACCCGGGTGACCCCAACGATCTCAACCAGCAGGGGTGGGGCCTGGGCATCACCACCCCGCACGCCGGCCGGGTCGATACCCGCTACTGCGTAGTCTGCCATACCAGCCAGCGCGCCTACGGCCGGGCCATCTCCAACCCGACCAACGGCGCCTTCACCGGTACCACCTACGTGACCGCCGACGCCGGCGTCACGGACCCGACTACCGGCGAGGCACAGGTCCTGGGCGAGTTCGTCACCCTGATCCACAAGCTGCACATGGGTGAAAACCTGACCCAGACCGGCTACAACTACGCCGGCATCAACTTCAACGAGATCGCCTACCCGGAAAGCGCCGCCCTCTGCCGCAAGTGCCACCGCGGTGAGACCGCGCAGCAGCTGGCGGTCACCCCGCAGGGTGACAACTGGCGCACCATGCCCAGCCGCAAGGCGTGCGGCAGCTGCCACGACAACATCCACTTCGCCACCGGCACCAACACCACCGGCGCGGCCCATCCGGTCTACACCAACGATGCGAGCTGCAACGCGTGCCACACGCCGACGGCGATCACGGAGTCGCATGCCCAGGAACTGGTAACCCCGCTCAACCCGGCGGCTGCCGCCGGCCTTACCAACTTCACGTACGAGCTCGCCAGCGCCTCCGTGGACGGAAGCAACAACCTCACCGTCAGGTTCCGCATCCTGAACCAGGACACCAACACACCGATCACGTTGGCGACCCCGGCGGCGGGGCTCACCACCGCGCTTCCCGGCTTCAGCGGCAGCCCAAGCTTCCTGCTGGCGTACGCCATGCCGCAGCTCGAGACCGGCGCCGCCGTCCCGGCCGACTACAACAATCTCGGCAAGATCGCAGCGCAGCCTGACCTCGTGTCGATCTCCACGCTGCTTAACACCAACAACGCGGCGACCGGCAATATTACCGGTCCTGACGGCAGCGGCTACTATACCGCCACCATCAACTCCGCGTTCGCCTTCCCGGCGGGGGCAAAGATGCGCGCGGTCGGGATGCAAAGCTACTTCACACAGTTGAACATCGGCGGCGTCAACGTGGGGCGCCATACCAAGGCGGTGATCATCCCGGTCACAGGCGACGCCGTGCGCCGCACTGTGGTCGATCCGGACAAGTGCCGGAACTGCCACGAGTTCTTCGAAGCCCACGGCGGTCAGCGCGTCTACCAGACGCAGCTCTGCGTGACATGCCACAACCCGAACCTGACCACCTCGGGCCGTACCATCAGCGACGCCAAGCTCGCCGGCTTTGCCTTCACGCCGATCCAGCTGGGCATCCTGACCACCTGGGACCCGGCCTTCAACAAGGCGACTCCGGGATACGCGCTCACCTTCCCCGAGTTCTCCAACAACTTCAAGGACCTGATCCACGGCATCCACGCCGGCGCGACCCGCACCAACCCGATCCGCGACGTCCGGAACGGCCCGGGCACCGGCATCACCCTGATCGAGGGCTCCGAAATCACCTTCCCGAACATGCTGGGTAACTGCGACGCCTGCCACGTCACCCAGCAGAGCTACACCCCGGACGTGATCGAGGCGCTGCGTCCGCGAGTACTGCCGTCGACCCAGGTGACCAGGAGCGCCGCGTCGGTAGCCACCCCGACCACCGCCACCCTGACGGCTGCGCGTGCCTCGGTACCCAACCCCGAGGACCTGGTAGTGGCTCCGGTGACGGCTGCCTGCGTGGCCTGCCACGACACCCCGCTGGCCAAGGCGCACATGCAGGCCAACGGGGCACAGCTGGGTGCGGCGCTGGCGGGACCGTCCTTCACCGACATGGGTGTCGCACGCTCGACCCTGCCGTCGGGCACCGAACAGTGCACCCTGTGCCACGGCCAAGGCAGGATCGCCGACGTGATCCCGATGCACGGGCAGAACCGCCCGGTGCTGGTGCCGACCAGCCTCACCACGGGGAGCTCCGCCGCCCGGATGGTGAAGCTGCTGCTGAACTGGTGA
- a CDS encoding MGMT family protein: MASSTYQHIYAVVSRIPRGQVATYGQVAALAGLPGRARQVGYALSALNDPSIPWHRVINAKGEISLRSGGSAGDELQRLRLEEEGVGFDSHGRIPLHIYRWQP; this comes from the coding sequence GTGGCATCATCTACCTACCAGCACATCTATGCCGTCGTTTCCCGGATCCCCAGGGGACAGGTGGCCACCTACGGCCAGGTAGCGGCTCTGGCCGGACTGCCGGGACGGGCACGCCAGGTCGGCTATGCCCTGAGCGCCCTTAATGACCCTTCGATCCCCTGGCACCGCGTTATCAACGCCAAGGGGGAGATCAGCCTCCGCTCCGGAGGCAGCGCAGGGGATGAACTGCAGCGCTTGCGACTGGAAGAAGAGGGCGTCGGCTTCGACTCCCACGGCCGGATCCCGCTCCATATCTACCGGTGGCAACCTTAA
- a CDS encoding helix-turn-helix domain-containing protein, whose protein sequence is MLERTKKPLTDKKAEVRFIGSHDKISMLRHYAKEIGVIEASEHFTVEEAFPGYAENAQGMALRGARHREGMTQRQLAELTGISQRHISELESGKRQMGREWARKLAVVLNVSDYRVFL, encoded by the coding sequence ATGTTGGAACGCACGAAAAAGCCCCTTACTGACAAAAAAGCAGAGGTTCGCTTCATCGGCAGCCATGACAAGATCAGCATGCTTCGACATTACGCCAAGGAGATCGGAGTGATTGAGGCAAGCGAACACTTTACCGTTGAAGAAGCCTTTCCCGGCTACGCGGAAAATGCTCAAGGGATGGCACTGAGAGGTGCACGCCACCGTGAAGGGATGACCCAGCGGCAGCTTGCTGAGTTGACAGGTATCTCCCAAAGACACATTTCCGAGCTGGAAAGCGGAAAACGGCAGATGGGAAGGGAATGGGCCCGAAAGCTGGCGGTAGTGCTGAATGTGAGTGACTACAGGGTGTTCCTGTAG
- a CDS encoding PLP-dependent aminotransferase family protein: protein MFILNSSDPVPLYKQLYNQLREHILSGKLPAESKLPSVRQMAAELSASCNTVDGAYQELYAEGYIYSKPRSGYFVSTLDQEVAPQSLSGKKGKSNFVPPSQSRFAYDFHPARLDPGSFPTELWRKCLTEGLRRNSEEFSHYGDLQGDWGLRGSIQAYLEKSRGVACHPDQVIVSAGLHHSLEIIAHLLQENHTMVAVENPGYHLPRAVFENHGYTVCPVSVGTSGIELTRLKAGSATIAYVTPSHQLPLGYVMPVANRLALIEWAESGGRFIIEDDYDSELRYQGKPIPSLQGLRPTGNIIYSGTFSKILSPELRLSYLVLPYPLLDKYRRLYRSYNCSVSLVEQKAMACFMEQGHWERHIRRMRTVYKKKHDILLRSVETCFGQRAVVIGQGAGLHVVIRLPETPYSEADIIERAGQKGIRLIRFSDFHATGQPEAVTLMLGFGGMTGSEIEQGITLLSQIC, encoded by the coding sequence ATGTTCATCCTGAATAGCAGTGATCCGGTGCCGCTGTACAAACAGCTCTACAACCAGCTTAGAGAGCACATCCTGTCAGGCAAACTCCCTGCCGAGAGCAAGCTCCCGTCGGTGAGGCAGATGGCCGCAGAACTTTCTGCCAGTTGCAACACGGTCGACGGTGCCTACCAGGAGCTTTATGCCGAGGGGTACATCTACAGCAAGCCGCGCAGCGGCTATTTCGTGTCGACACTCGACCAGGAGGTCGCACCGCAATCCCTGTCCGGCAAGAAGGGCAAAAGCAACTTCGTCCCCCCCTCCCAGTCCCGCTTTGCCTATGATTTCCATCCTGCCCGCCTCGATCCGGGAAGTTTCCCCACCGAACTATGGCGAAAATGCCTGACAGAGGGGCTGCGCCGCAACAGCGAGGAATTCAGCCACTATGGCGACCTCCAGGGAGACTGGGGACTTCGCGGCTCCATTCAGGCTTACCTGGAGAAGTCGCGCGGCGTGGCATGCCACCCGGACCAGGTCATCGTCAGCGCCGGCCTGCACCACAGTCTCGAGATCATCGCGCACCTGCTGCAAGAGAATCACACGATGGTAGCCGTCGAGAATCCCGGCTACCACCTGCCCCGTGCCGTCTTCGAGAACCATGGCTACACGGTCTGTCCTGTTTCCGTCGGCACCAGCGGGATCGAATTAACCCGGCTCAAGGCCGGCAGCGCCACCATCGCCTACGTCACCCCGTCGCACCAGTTGCCACTTGGCTACGTGATGCCGGTGGCCAACCGGCTGGCATTGATAGAATGGGCGGAATCCGGTGGCAGGTTCATCATCGAAGACGACTATGACAGTGAGCTTCGCTACCAGGGGAAACCCATTCCCTCCTTGCAGGGGCTGCGTCCGACGGGGAACATCATCTACTCCGGGACCTTTTCCAAGATACTCTCTCCCGAGCTCCGTTTGAGCTACCTGGTACTCCCCTACCCTTTACTGGACAAGTACCGCCGACTCTACCGAAGCTATAACTGCTCCGTGTCGCTGGTTGAACAGAAAGCCATGGCATGTTTCATGGAGCAGGGGCACTGGGAGCGGCATATCCGGCGCATGCGCACGGTTTATAAAAAGAAACACGACATACTGCTGCGGTCGGTGGAAACCTGCTTCGGCCAACGGGCCGTCGTTATCGGCCAGGGTGCCGGGCTCCATGTCGTCATCAGGTTGCCCGAAACCCCTTACAGCGAAGCAGACATCATAGAGAGGGCGGGGCAAAAAGGTATTCGGCTGATCCGTTTTTCCGATTTCCATGCTACCGGCCAACCGGAAGCGGTGACACTGATGCTCGGCTTTGGCGGCATGACCGGCAGCGAGATCGAGCAAGGCATAACCTTGCTATCCCAGATCTGCTGA
- a CDS encoding DUF6944 family repetitive protein produces the protein MFKLNLPIIDQFEPPWAAGDSLDASGDSLDASGDSLGASGDSLGAAGDSLVASGDSLDASGDSLDASGDSLDASGDSLDASGDSLDASGDSLDASGDSLDASGDSLGASGDSLDASGDSLDASGDSLDASGDSLGASGDSLDASGDSLGASGDSLGASGDSLGASGDSLDASGDSHDASGDSHDAFEELGEQRNRNEEYVTGLLFR, from the coding sequence CTGTTCAAGTTAAATCTTCCCATCATCGACCAGTTCGAACCTCCCTGGGCGGCCGGCGACTCGCTCGACGCGTCCGGTGACTCACTCGACGCGTCCGGTGACTCGCTCGGCGCGTCCGGTGACTCACTCGGCGCGGCCGGCGACTCGCTCGTCGCGTCCGGTGACTCGCTCGACGCGTCCGGTGACTCGCTCGACGCGTCCGGTGACTCGCTCGACGCGTCCGGTGACTCGCTCGACGCGTCCGGTGACTCGCTCGACGCGTCCGGTGACTCGCTCGACGCGTCCGGTGACTCGCTCGACGCGTCCGGTGACTCACTCGGCGCGTCCGGTGACTCGCTCGACGCGTCCGGTGACTCGCTCGACGCGTCCGGTGACTCGCTCGACGCGTCCGGTGACTCACTCGGCGCGTCCGGTGACTCGCTCGACGCGTCCGGTGACTCGCTCGGCGCGTCCGGTGACTCGCTCGGCGCGTCCGGTGACTCGCTCGGCGCGTCCGGTGACTCGCTCGACGCGTCCGGTGACTCCCACGACGCGTCCGGTGACTCCCACGATGCATTCGAGGAGCTCGGAGAGCAAAGAAACAGGAATGAGGAGTATGTGACTGGCCTGCTTTTCAGGTAA
- a CDS encoding CHAP domain-containing protein: protein MKSSILLFIFLMISGIRTSYATCNCEDWMDKGGYCVDYVKSRIPSFPLPMRDDMPTLKNADIADVTEGDVAIFTIKSYWHVAYVERVLRNAQDEPVTIDVSEMNFGDEPTFAEFRSRWKSANREEWSRALCCGITDNYNEITTRKNVAIETVHQIWSPDDAARDGTARRRLKALLGRVKEVINRFCELADI, encoded by the coding sequence ATGAAAAGCAGTATTTTGCTGTTTATTTTTCTGATGATTTCCGGGATCCGGACCTCTTACGCCACCTGCAACTGCGAGGACTGGATGGACAAGGGAGGGTATTGCGTTGATTACGTCAAATCAAGGATCCCCTCGTTTCCCTTGCCGATGCGTGACGATATGCCGACCCTCAAAAATGCCGACATAGCCGACGTCACCGAGGGGGATGTCGCCATATTCACCATCAAGAGCTACTGGCATGTCGCCTACGTGGAGCGGGTGCTCCGCAATGCGCAGGACGAACCGGTAACGATAGATGTGAGCGAGATGAATTTCGGCGACGAGCCTACCTTTGCTGAATTCAGGTCCAGGTGGAAATCGGCGAACCGGGAGGAGTGGAGCCGAGCCCTTTGTTGTGGCATCACCGACAACTACAACGAGATCACCACGCGGAAGAACGTGGCCATAGAAACCGTCCACCAGATCTGGTCTCCCGACGATGCCGCACGCGACGGGACCGCCCGGAGGCGCCTCAAGGCGCTGCTGGGAAGGGTGAAGGAAGTAATAAACCGCTTCTGCGAGCTTGCGGACATCTAG
- a CDS encoding C40 family peptidase: MTINPLQATTTAASLRDTYPEKKVADAPSGFDSLLQALGAAPGREAVSPKVAAEILRIQMMQSTLALSVSESGANASSFQPQPAPGGRDFGLGLPTAYRGTAALETAEAEGEPVPVTPSPMSRIASDEVKQVEETAAQYIGTPYRFGGEGADGIDCSSFVQQVFHANRIDLPRTAREQINVGSDVAPGDLRKGDLVFFQTYAEYPSHVGIYLGDGKMIHASSGKGEVTISDMNSDYYRPRYLGAKRVI, encoded by the coding sequence ATGACCATAAATCCATTGCAGGCAACAACCACCGCAGCGTCGCTGCGCGACACGTACCCGGAAAAGAAGGTCGCGGACGCCCCTTCAGGTTTCGATTCCCTGCTGCAGGCCCTCGGCGCCGCGCCGGGCAGGGAGGCGGTTTCTCCCAAGGTCGCGGCCGAGATACTGCGTATCCAGATGATGCAAAGCACGCTGGCCCTGTCCGTTTCAGAATCCGGAGCCAACGCCTCTTCTTTCCAGCCTCAACCGGCACCCGGCGGGCGCGACTTCGGGCTCGGCCTCCCCACTGCGTATCGCGGCACCGCCGCCCTTGAGACGGCAGAGGCGGAGGGCGAACCGGTGCCAGTGACTCCATCACCCATGAGCCGTATCGCGTCAGACGAGGTAAAGCAGGTCGAGGAAACGGCGGCACAGTACATCGGCACCCCCTATCGGTTTGGCGGTGAGGGGGCGGATGGCATCGACTGCTCCAGCTTTGTGCAGCAGGTATTCCACGCCAACCGGATCGATCTGCCGCGCACGGCCCGGGAGCAGATCAACGTAGGCAGCGATGTCGCTCCGGGCGACCTGCGCAAGGGGGACCTGGTTTTCTTCCAGACCTACGCCGAATACCCGTCCCACGTCGGGATCTACCTGGGTGACGGCAAGATGATCCATGCCTCCTCCGGGAAGGGTGAGGTGACCATCTCGGACATGAACAGCGACTATTACCGTCCGCGCTACCTGGGCGCAAAACGCGTCATCTGA
- a CDS encoding NADPH-dependent FMN reductase has translation MSQYQIGVIVGSLRRDSINRKLANALIKLGPADFSFKLLEIGDLPLYNQDDDDNQAQSVVRLKSEVKASAGLIFVTPEYNRSMPGVLKNALDNASRPYGTSAWAGKPAGILGASIGQIGTALAQQHLRNTLAYLDVPTMGQPEVFIQVKEGFFDAAGNITSPDAINFLQGWMDRYVQWVKRHAA, from the coding sequence ATGAGTCAGTACCAGATAGGGGTTATTGTGGGGAGCCTGCGGCGCGACTCGATCAACCGCAAGCTTGCCAATGCATTGATCAAGTTGGGGCCTGCCGATTTCTCTTTCAAGCTTCTGGAGATAGGTGACCTGCCGCTGTACAACCAGGATGACGATGACAACCAGGCACAGTCTGTCGTGCGCCTGAAAAGCGAGGTCAAGGCGTCCGCAGGGCTCATCTTCGTAACACCCGAGTACAACCGTTCCATGCCCGGCGTGCTGAAGAACGCGCTCGACAACGCCTCGCGCCCCTACGGGACCAGCGCCTGGGCCGGGAAACCCGCGGGGATCCTCGGGGCTTCCATCGGCCAGATTGGAACGGCGCTCGCCCAGCAGCACCTGCGCAACACGCTGGCGTATCTCGATGTGCCGACCATGGGGCAGCCGGAGGTGTTCATCCAGGTCAAGGAAGGTTTCTTCGATGCCGCGGGGAACATCACCAGCCCCGACGCCATAAATTTTTTGCAGGGGTGGATGGACCGCTACGTCCAGTGGGTGAAGCGCCACGCTGCATGA
- a CDS encoding RDD family protein, with product MTKSSQIVVGFWRRFFADFLDAMVLAIPGYGVGYLFRYSFSEMGLRAVWIGVVCSLLYYGLLHTRLGGGQTPGKRLLGIQVLRRDGQYLDFGRSFLRYLVVSFIFYNGLYGSLLNHLPPSAMMAVGSVYILVIIWAFFACFLMIPFHPLKRGLHDLAADSVVVYKDCFDSDELDRLDDPSKARRALAVLSVGSCLFAGACVFGLLKLTSGSEDMAKLTEIQKFVGTEYDVPQVTVNHFNGKATSLAVVLHVPLASFENKAEKERIRQEVFNKTKARFNDLERFGTLKIVMSSGYDIGIASYFIRD from the coding sequence ATGACCAAATCATCGCAAATAGTGGTTGGCTTTTGGCGTCGGTTCTTTGCGGATTTCTTGGACGCGATGGTTCTTGCCATTCCTGGGTACGGTGTCGGATACCTTTTTAGGTACTCTTTCAGTGAAATGGGGCTGCGTGCCGTTTGGATTGGGGTCGTATGCAGTCTTCTTTACTACGGGCTTTTGCACACCCGTCTTGGCGGGGGGCAGACTCCCGGCAAGCGCTTGCTTGGCATCCAGGTGCTGCGTCGGGATGGACAGTATTTGGATTTTGGAAGGTCATTCCTTAGATACTTGGTAGTCTCATTCATTTTTTACAACGGACTCTATGGCAGTCTTCTCAATCATCTTCCTCCGTCCGCAATGATGGCAGTAGGCTCAGTATATATTCTGGTGATTATCTGGGCCTTCTTTGCCTGTTTCCTCATGATTCCGTTCCATCCGCTCAAGCGTGGTTTGCATGACCTTGCCGCGGACAGCGTGGTCGTCTACAAAGATTGTTTCGACAGCGATGAGTTGGACCGCCTGGATGATCCCTCCAAAGCGAGGCGCGCCTTGGCTGTTCTGAGTGTGGGGTCCTGTCTATTCGCGGGGGCTTGCGTATTCGGCCTGTTAAAGCTCACCTCTGGCTCAGAAGATATGGCGAAGCTAACCGAAATTCAGAAATTCGTTGGCACTGAATACGACGTACCACAGGTCACAGTCAACCACTTTAATGGCAAAGCTACGTCATTGGCAGTTGTTCTTCATGTCCCGTTGGCCAGCTTTGAGAATAAGGCTGAAAAAGAGCGAATCAGGCAGGAGGTCTTCAACAAAACAAAAGCCAGATTCAACGACCTGGAGCGGTTCGGTACCCTGAAAATTGTCATGTCCTCGGGGTATGACATCGGAATTGCAAGCTACTTTATAAGGGACTGA
- a CDS encoding DUF3916 domain-containing protein, which yields MNGLTGKKKIRGARRKMTGFISRLMSETERFPEEDRPGCGYWHLHMPVSKLFIDSTSTPLSTRHVFIQAVLDAAGKLRDLKSTDEKRKIRIVTSISLPCLFDSQITVFFDDKYFSTFFDRDSSEQRWTALPANRDLQKELSLKMPEGLQQKGFHESVSDEDYSFEGEVWFFGELA from the coding sequence ATGAATGGGCTGACAGGAAAAAAGAAGATTCGCGGAGCACGCAGGAAAATGACCGGCTTCATTTCCCGGTTGATGAGCGAAACGGAAAGGTTTCCAGAAGAAGACAGACCAGGCTGTGGCTATTGGCATCTCCACATGCCTGTGTCGAAGTTATTCATTGATTCCACTTCAACACCACTGTCAACACGGCACGTTTTTATTCAGGCCGTTTTGGACGCAGCAGGAAAGCTGAGAGATTTAAAGTCAACCGACGAAAAGAGAAAAATCAGGATAGTCACCTCAATCAGCCTACCCTGCCTCTTTGACTCCCAGATCACAGTTTTTTTCGACGACAAATACTTCAGTACATTTTTCGACCGAGACTCATCGGAACAGCGTTGGACTGCCCTTCCGGCGAATAGAGACCTTCAGAAGGAGTTATCGTTGAAAATGCCCGAAGGCTTGCAACAGAAGGGATTCCACGAGTCGGTTTCGGATGAGGATTATAGCTTTGAAGGTGAAGTTTGGTTCTTCGGTGAGCTTGCGTGA
- a CDS encoding GSU3473 family protein, which translates to MGITVIFHNGDEKKVPSYMLDYLIRENKIVAFQRSSGWVHIGRDPIRKSQQPLTRAGERWSDFLFKRKQQA; encoded by the coding sequence ATGGGCATCACGGTGATTTTTCACAACGGGGACGAGAAGAAGGTCCCTTCTTATATGCTTGATTACCTGATCCGGGAGAACAAGATCGTGGCCTTTCAGCGGTCATCCGGGTGGGTGCACATCGGGCGTGACCCGATACGGAAGTCCCAACAGCCTCTCACCAGGGCAGGGGAGAGGTGGAGCGACTTCCTTTTCAAGAGAAAGCAGCAGGCTTGA
- a CDS encoding sensor histidine kinase, translating to MDTHFAPAERTTNDQLQEEIVKVTTSAVVQELLHSIGGLIAVLDEHRQVVGLNDSFLKTLGIDDPGPVLGLRLGEVLGCVHSKDEPHGCGTTRFCSTCGAVIAMVAALNGEGPVEELCSLSTSKGDMTAEYAIMVRASTLNLEAQTFILLFLHDVTLEHLRAALERTFFHDMGNMFTGLLGASQYLVREDKSEMAAMIHRAALRLHKELEIQRCLFKNDFLEYRPSRDDTTAGELLAELKGIFAKHDAAADKSMLLPDSLPLLSVKTDKSLALRVMANMVMNALEATEEHGEVKLWFEQEPDALRFCVWNEKPIPEEVQCRIFQRSFSTKEGAGRGVGTFSMQLIGEKLLGGKVSFSSSTAQGTLFKFQIPID from the coding sequence GTGGATACCCATTTCGCTCCCGCCGAACGCACCACTAACGATCAACTGCAGGAAGAAATTGTAAAGGTCACCACCAGCGCGGTGGTCCAGGAACTGCTGCATTCGATCGGCGGCCTGATAGCGGTGCTGGACGAGCATCGACAGGTTGTCGGGCTCAACGACTCTTTTCTGAAGACGCTGGGCATCGATGATCCCGGTCCGGTGCTGGGGCTGCGCCTGGGCGAGGTGCTGGGGTGCGTGCACAGCAAGGACGAACCACATGGCTGCGGGACTACGCGGTTCTGCAGTACCTGCGGTGCGGTGATCGCCATGGTTGCTGCGCTGAACGGTGAGGGACCGGTGGAAGAGCTCTGCTCGCTCAGCACCAGCAAGGGTGACATGACGGCGGAGTACGCGATAATGGTCCGCGCCAGTACGCTGAACCTGGAGGCGCAAACCTTCATCCTGCTCTTTCTGCACGACGTCACCCTGGAGCATCTGCGCGCCGCCCTGGAGAGGACCTTTTTCCATGACATGGGCAACATGTTCACGGGTCTCTTGGGCGCGAGCCAGTACCTGGTCCGGGAAGACAAGTCGGAAATGGCGGCGATGATCCATCGGGCCGCCCTGAGGTTGCACAAGGAGCTGGAGATCCAGAGGTGCCTCTTCAAGAACGACTTCCTGGAGTACCGCCCGTCGCGGGACGATACGACCGCGGGCGAACTGCTCGCCGAGCTCAAGGGGATATTCGCCAAGCACGACGCCGCCGCCGACAAGTCCATGCTGCTCCCCGACTCGCTGCCGTTACTCAGCGTGAAGACCGACAAGTCACTGGCGTTGCGGGTCATGGCCAACATGGTCATGAACGCCCTCGAGGCAACGGAGGAGCACGGCGAGGTGAAGCTCTGGTTCGAGCAGGAGCCGGATGCCTTGCGCTTCTGTGTCTGGAATGAAAAGCCCATCCCCGAGGAGGTGCAGTGCCGCATCTTCCAGCGCAGTTTCAGCACCAAGGAGGGGGCCGGCCGGGGGGTGGGGACCTTCTCGATGCAGCTGATCGGCGAGAAGCTGCTGGGAGGAAAGGTGAGTTTCTCCTCCTCCACGGCCCAAGGAACCCTGTTCAAGTTCCAGATACCGATTGACTGA
- a CDS encoding type II toxin-antitoxin system RelE family toxin: MSYTVRLTRQANKQKEKLPEKVKAALLFLLHEIARNGPIRGDWPNYGKLAPKRHHCHIKKGKPTYVAVWEEKDGEIRLVELTYVGTHEKAPY, translated from the coding sequence ATGAGCTATACGGTAAGGCTAACTCGTCAAGCAAATAAGCAGAAGGAGAAGCTGCCGGAAAAGGTCAAAGCTGCCCTTCTCTTCCTGTTACACGAGATAGCCAGAAATGGCCCGATCCGAGGCGACTGGCCCAATTATGGAAAGCTGGCCCCCAAACGACATCACTGCCATATCAAAAAAGGAAAACCTACTTACGTAGCAGTTTGGGAAGAGAAAGATGGAGAAATTCGACTTGTGGAGCTAACTTATGTTGGAACGCACGAAAAAGCCCCTTACTGA